Below is a genomic region from Castanea sativa cultivar Marrone di Chiusa Pesio chromosome 2, ASM4071231v1.
tatagttcgcTTTATAATTTCTGTCTTTTCCTGACAGCAACGCGGAGACTGGGTAGGTTTTCTCGAATCAATCTTGCAGGAGGTAAGATAAaccaattctctctctctctctctctctcaacatcaGTTTTGCTGATGTTATGCATCTACAAGTCTTTCCCCCACTTCTCTATTTTATCAGACCTTTCTTTTTGCAGGAGCTGCTGTTTGCTTTGGGTTGTGGAGGTTTGGTAGGTCCCTTGATTCATGTGTTGATCATGTTCTTGCAATTGATGGAAGTCGGATGCAGAAGGAGTTGGCAAATATGTAGGTCTCCTCATCCCATTTGCTTTTTGGTTGTGAACCTTTCCCATTTGTGCAATATGCTGGTTAAACTGATTACTGGTATCTGTTAAGACGTGTCAACAGACTATGGTTGCTGTCCTAACTAGTTAATGAGCCTTAGCCAATGTAGCTtagattttttagttttagaaatttatcTTCAATTATTATCAATATCCAGTTCAATCTATTCTTTAGTTAGAACTAAACCATTAATGGAGTATCATGGGGCTGAGCTGACTGCTGAGTTTGTATGAAAGTTGGACAGCCAATGTTTTCAACTAGCTCAGCTAGTAAATAGGTGTGTGAGATAGTGTTGATTCTATGTTTTGATCTTACTtgtaaaagtaaataataaatatttaaaatagtccAGTTAACTCAGGGGAGTGATCTAGCCTGTAACTAAGTGGTGGGCTGGCATTTAAGGTGATTAGTTATTGTCAAAGTATTTAATAATGTTTTGAACTGTTCACTTCATTCAAACATCCTGATTCTCTAAACTTTCTTTCAAACAGTTAGAAATTTCAATTGTATAAATTAGTATATAtgacttatccaaaaaaaaaaagtttatataataCTTTTTACCAGTATCAATATCTTTAGATTTTAAACTTAATGTTTCTTATGTAagatagattttaaaaaaataaataaaaagatattttactattatttcttcttctctcttgcATCCTAGCCCCCGCTCcccttttttgtttctcttcctTAAAGTCGTCTATCATCTGTTTATGGCCCATAGACTAGACAGGAATTACATATAAGTTCAAAGTGGTTTATATCACATCACAGCATCACCCTTTTCCTTAAGGTTTGTATACACCTAAAGTGGAAAGAGTGCCAAATTTGCCTAAAATTGaattgatataaattcaattaTCCTTTAATGTATTCTAGCAATGCAAGAAAACCTGTCTACATCATGTGTGCATGCAGATATCTGTGCGGCTAAACTTGCATTGAATATTATAGTTATGACATATATTTCAATTGACAGAATAGTGACAAAGTATCGGGATGATCCTTGGAGAATGCAGCTTATCTCTAAGCATTTCTATTCTGAAGAAGTTTTTGATGATACAACGGCTGATCGGCCAAAAATAAGGTGGCGTTATAGAAATTTCTTTAGTGATAATGTTGTTCATGGTCAAAGGACGAGTGAGAGTGACTCTCCCAGCAACTCAGAACGTAATTCCCACGAGTCCTATGGTGACTCACACAAAGATTCACACAGTGATTTCCACGACCAAGAGCATAGTGACTCCCACAATGACACTGACAGCAAAAGGACTAATTTTGAGTCCAAACAAGTTCTTGTAAGTATACtcactaagtttttttttttttttttttaaatcttcatAGAATTATTACACTTCCAAtggaatttttcttaaaactaATGATTGAATTGCGAAAAAATTGGTATTAGTTATGGTGCAACTAACCTTCTGGTGCCTGCTTTCAAATTTCTTGGGAATGAAAATTGAATTGTCTTTTTGGGTTTGACTATAATCATATGTTTGGCTTAGCTGTAGATGTTTGTCACTTAAGGCTATTAGCTTGATGCTTAAGAAGAGCTTGACAATCTTATTAAGTGAGAAggcattttgatttttaatagaAATGGAATCACTTGTTTTTATCCTTGGAATTTGGGAGGAGTCCCTCCATTTCTTTCATGGCATTTAATATGACTTTCCTTTTTGCCTGACCTATTTTATTGTTATAGAGGAACCCTGGCATTGATGTGATGGCAGACCCTTTTGATTGCGTTTTTGGTAATCTGGCTACTAGGGATGAGATTCATCTCCCTAATACCTCAAGCAAGCCAACGCCACCTAGGGGACATACTCGTGGCCATAAAAGATCTCACCGTAGGCGTCGCATGCATCATCAGGATGTCCCATTAAATTCTCAACATGTGTAATACACCTTGCATGTCATGATGTCAATAATCAGCAGGAGAATCAGAGAAGAACTGTATAAAAGAACTATGAATTGTACctagcaaaaaataaaaggaactATGAATTGGAATTTGAAAAGAGGTCTATTTTCTAGTTTGAATTTTAGCAATGACAGATGTTCTGAAGGACTTTATCAAACTTAGGGTATGTTATGACCATTTCTTTGTGCAATTGTAGtacaattgttgaataaatcaAATAGTATGCACACAATTAACCTGTCTCGACACTATTTGTTTATATTACTGTAAATGCTCCTGTGCATAAAAACACATTTGGTTAGTTCCTTAATTGTATTTTGTGACTTTACTGGGGAAGGCAGTGGAGGTGTGGTAAGGCATTGTAAGCAATGCTGGTGACTGTGGTGTTAGTGAGTGCTGAGGACATGGTGGTGGAGATGGCACTTCTTGCTGTACGAGAGGGTGCAGTACTGCATTCATTATGAGGTTATCCGAAAACTTTTGACCTAAGTGGTGGCAAGCCTGAAACACCTCTTTTTCTAAAGTTGGCAAGCCAGTGGTTCCATTGATCTGATACGTTGAAAGTCTGTGAACACCTTTTTTATGGCTATAATTCCACTCAAGAAACTTTTGTTAACTCTTAGCCCTGTAATTTTGCTCTAAGTAAACTCTGAGAGAGCTACATAGCTAAATTGAAGAATGAGCTTATAGCTAAACCGAAgcattttgaaagttttaacaGACAtttttagagttcaaatcctccTACCctcaattatcaaaaataaaatttgcttGAAGTAAACTTACCATGTGTGTGTGGTTGTGGTAGAAAAATCTATTCAGAAGGGATTCTTGCAAAGCTCAATGGGAAATTCGCATGATAATCCATGACATTGAACCTTTGATTGACTAACGAatgaatttgtattttattcaaCTGGGTTAAAAGAGCTTGTAAGTTGTATTCTTTAGCCCATGCATATAGTAAGTGGGCTCTAGCTCGTAGCAGTACTGGTTCTGTACTTCTGTTGCTCCTTGTTTTGTATGGGGAGTTCTTTCTGGGATGGTCTGTGTTTGCTACGGTTGTTGAGATTGAGGGTCTATTTAGATAACGAgtatttgttaaaaattgaaaatttattgctgaaaacactataacaaaataatttttaaatatgaataGTGCCGTGTGAGACCCAATAAGATATATAATCTGCGTTTAAAGTAGAGTTGGCTGACAAGTGCGCAGTTGCTATGGGACCTACCTTTTAAACACCAAACGCAGATATGCTGAGGGAAACGCTTTCCAAACGGTTACTAAGTCTGCGTTTGAATTGGCGCTTTTCAGCAAATCCGTGCCGTTGCGTTTTATTTGTGGGTCCATGGGTATTGTTCGTAGACCCACAAAAGTCAGCAAAACacagttctctctctctctctttgggttccacagcactattcatatatttaaaaattattttgttatagtgcttttagcaataagttttcagttttcaacaaataagtaatatccaaacacacaagcaaaagaaaaaactcgAGCCTGCTATACAgtgaaatttcaattatttcactaaaaaaaaaaacattaattataacaacctaatttttctctctttcttttctggGAAAGTAACAACCCAAAAGTTGGGTCTACATGCACTTGTGTTTATGCCATGTAAtacattataattatttactctgagtgaaactttattatcgaattttatattaaatttaaacaattataaCTCTAGTaccaaattaaaagtttttaagaaattcaaaagaagTTTTATTGTATACTTTAAATTGAAGTttcactatttattttaaaagaatttagttatttatcattactttttgttttgataaaaatagCTTTATACAATTTGTTTGTTGATAAaaactttataagtttttttaattttttttttcttttacaatctttctatttaatcttttttgaaaacattatgAAAGTTTTTCTGATTATGctttttaattaacttattcaAAAAGCTATTCTAAAAGAATAATCATTCTCAATAAaagtagtagttttttttttttttttgataacacaATAAAGCAGTAGCTATTTTTGTGAAATAACCAttgtattataaatttataggGACTATTCAACATGTTACATGTGTCCtaactttttgttttgataaaaagaGCTTTACACAATTTGTTTGCTGAACAAAACTTTTtaagctgttttttttttttttacaatctttctatttaatcaattttgaaaacattatgAAAGTTTTTCTGATCATTctttttaattaacttattcaAAAAGCTATTCTAAAAGAATAATCATTCTCAATAAaagtagtagttttttttttttttttgataacacaATAAAAGCAGTAGCTATTTTTGTGAAATAACCATtgcattataaatttatagGGACTATTCAACAAGTTACATGTGTccttgaaaaagaaatatgtCCCATTTTTGGGCCAGAGAACACAGTATGCTAAATGGTTTGGTAAGTGATAACACATAAAATTTGTGGGGGCCTTCAAATGCCCCCACCTATCGTTGCAACGAAAATGTTGCAGAAAACAATGTCTGCTCCCACACCTAACAACTCGTGAGTCGTGACGCCACAAATGAAACAAGGACAAAACAAAAGCCATGTCCATGTCCAAGTTTCAGAGTTTATTGATTGGTTCCCATGCATTATAAAAATGCACCCTTTTTTAATTCTCACCCTTTCTAGGAAGGATCGTAGCAACTTCCATCTGTGTCTCCAGACTTTAATAAGTTAGAATAATGCATGACCtcaatttcttgaatttcttaaCTTTATTCAAACAATTATgcaaaatcatttaaattttcacaAACCTTTTATTTCAAACCACCACAATTTTCTGGTACCTATGGTGATCtcactgtaattttttttttttttagcttatttgagAAGGGAGAGAGGAGCAAGTCAAAACCTCGTTATAGAGTTAAGTGCCAGTTGGACTACAAGCTTATTAATATTAGCATTGGTCACTGTAATGTTAACTCAATTTATAAAGTTTCTTATCAAGAAGTAAAAAACACTAAATTGAATCTGTCTACATCCAAAAGAAATCATTTGTTACTTTGACATATTGGTAAGAATAATTATTGAAACGAATGCTATAAACTCAAATATTATCCTACCTAAACAATATGAGGTTTTGAATATTATTACACATATAATCATTCATAAATTATGTGCATTGGCAATCCAAGAGAGTTAAAGTTTTAAATCTAGAGTAAAATACAGTTAACACCCTTAAAGTTTAGGCTAATACTAGTCAAgtttaaaacttttcaaaattaaccAACCTAATTCTTAATAACTtcgagagagaagaaaaatgaataatGATTTAGGGTCTAAGTTGGGTTTCAGAACCAAAATAGTAAGTTTTGAAAAGTCTTGAATCCGACTGGTATTAGCCCAAATCTCAGAGATATTAATTGTATTTTACCCTTAAATCTATAATTATTTTGCCACAAAACTCCAACCAAGATATTCATTCTTCCCCTCAAATGCCTTGTCATTAGAAGATGTATTAGTAACAAttagaataatttaattttgtcacTTACTGAGTAGTGGTGAATGAGATACGATCTTCTCAaactttcttttccctttttgtcTTTCTCCttcaatcaaacttttttttttaaacaacaaattaATTCTTTGAATTGTGACTTTGAACCCAACGCACACGCTTTATGGAAAAGTAACGGTTTATATTTTAAGGAGACTTTGGCTAACCATGGTGGATCTTGCAGGCAGCTTTCCTCTAACGTGTTCTAGGTTGAAAACAACCGCGTAATTGAAAGTCTACTCGTTTTCCGGTGGTTCAACTTCGAAGTTAGATGAACTTCTGAGCAGTAACAGCATTCTCATTAGCTCGCgcataaatttgtatttattttagtataacaacctacttttttttattatacctacttactttttaaaacacttatatttgattatctattttaaaccacatcttattaaaatatcaatatatttctaaaattgtctctctttcttcatCCGCAATAATCATGCATCATCTACTCTCTTCTTTCATAGTCAGAGTACAtaccaaaagaataaaaaaagtaaatgtaaaataaatagtgtAAATTTATAAAGTTATTGTAACAATCATGTATTATTACACAACTTTTCATAGTTTGATATAGGTGAAAGTTGGACTTGATTATCTAAATGtgatactttttttattatacaaacaCTTATGCAGGTGTTCTAATTGCTATCAACATTAATGAAGCAAAGTTTAGAGAGGTCGTTTAAAAGTCTAATTAgtactttctcttttttgacTTAGAAGGAAAAATGACTGTTAATGTTATGATTTCCCATATTGCTAAATTATTTTTGGCAGCATCAACTTTCTTAGGCTTCATATTGCTTTTGTAAGAAAAAGCAATTTCTTAGACTCACGCTAACatgttagagaaatagaaaGTTAAATCTGTAACATGCCGATTTCTTAgacatttcctttttttcttttttcttttttgagaagattcTTGGACATTTCCTAtatagagggaaaaaagaagataaaatcaatctccatttttaaaatatgcatcTCAAAATATCCTCATTttatattgaatttattttataaaaaaatactaggccaaaaaagtaaattttcaaattcttaaATATTAGAGCCTAAAATAGGCGGAGTGTAATAATTTGTGACTAATTGTCAGTCAAAGTGTAATTTCTAACTGTCTGCAACTTTGAAGATTATCTAATAAAAACCTGTTATCCAACTTGTCAGTTAATCTTTAAAATTTGAGTAATGCTAGAAGTATGATGAATTTTACTATAATAATCTTAATAATCTTACAAACCAATTTGTTACTAATGAGacaattcaaatttttagaTATATGGTGGTTAAAGCTTGTCAATCACATTTATTGTTACATCAGTTTGTCAATTCTATGTAGTAAAAGTTGATaatctttagcattttcctttaaattggagaatttgttgAACTTCATTAAACACAAAAACTTATATCTATGAGGCaggttttattatattttaatatttcaagttcATTATTTTCCTTTACAAGGTACTGTTATTCACATGTGTATACCTAACACATTATAGACCATTACCCTAAAATTTAACTATAattacaattgaaaaaaaaaaatatatgtatatatatatatatatatatatatatatatatgaattgtCGCACACATCCGTTTGTACATTATTTATAACACtagttacaatttaaaaaaaaaaaatcaatagttataaCAGGAAAAGAGAATTTTAATCTCAAACATATCCTTTGGAAACATGAAGTggtgttagaattttttttttatgaacaccGCTTTGTTCATGAAGTGGTGTTAGATGAACAATAAGACTTTTACCAATGatataatattaattcaatagGTTATGAGttctcataaaaactttttggggaaccccaaaaaataaatcaaagaaaTACTACTTCCACAATTGCTTTTGTTAATATGTGGTATtgggagagaaaaataataaaaagaagaaagaaactccaaataaagaaaattcacACCCTACACGCTACATTTTACTCTGTTGAAGATTTTACAATCCCTCAAGAACAAGATATTGTTATCTAGGGGTGGAGTAGCCCATTGTTTTAGATTTGATGCATGCGATGTATTTTTGACAGAAAATTATTCACAAGGTCGTTGTCCTTATTCTTGAAGCTAAAATACACAATtattactctctctttttttttaggtaactAAGGATATAGATTAACGAAATAGTAGGTACAAGGCCGATGCTAACATctaccaaaatatcaaaatcaacATAAGTCTTAATAAGTTAATACTAGGGgaacaaagtaaaacaaaataaaatcctTGGACTATGCTCTCCGCCAAAATAGGCTATGCATGAGTGCATCTATTCCCTTCCTTGAACACATGTTTAACTTCCATATGAGGAATCTTCCTCAAATGCAACCTACAATCATCCACAAGAGGACTCAAACTAGGATGAACTTTGTCCACATTAGTATGAAAAGAAACCCATAGAAGATGCAAGAGATAACTCATCTCGAGAATCCACGTACCCAATTCCCCTAATGATCTCTACTCTCAAGTATTGATCTAACCACCACCTGCTTGGTTTGAATTCTCTAACAATGGGTCATGCGCATTCATTTTAATCATTAGCTTGCGTACGAACACATTTAATTTCACAATATGTTAATATTAACTTGTAATTGAATTATATTACTTCCACCTGAAATTACCACAAATGAAATTATCGTACATCAATAATAAGTTGACATGTAAACATATTACAAAATTGAGTGTGCCCAACTTTTCCTTAACCACCCTTTGTCCGTATGCTTGCCACTTAACAATGgtataattcaaattataggGCTTGTAGTCCAAACCCAATGAAGAAAAGAATTCAATGAAAACAATCATCCAAAAGCAAAGCTTTCAACCGTTTCCTTTTCAAGAATAATGCCCAAATCATACACTTTTGTTTTCACATAAAATCTTTCACATTTATTACTTGATTTGTATAAAAGAGTGATTagtatatttcatttaaaattttgttcaaatggcAAGGGAGGGTCATTGACTCATTGAATTTTTAAGCCAACATGATTAGGAAAAAAACAAcctttgtttaaaaattaatactcCGTATACGTAACAAGATTTATATATCATATGTTCatctatttattatataaaagaaaa
It encodes:
- the LOC142623364 gene encoding uncharacterized protein LOC142623364, whose amino-acid sequence is MGEALFELEQVLRSKQDKMTLQEANVLLSCKSTAVRDFTIGALMGATVAWGATRRLGRFSRINLAGGAAVCFGLWRFGRSLDSCVDHVLAIDGSRMQKELANIIVTKYRDDPWRMQLISKHFYSEEVFDDTTADRPKIRWRYRNFFSDNVVHGQRTSESDSPSNSERNSHESYGDSHKDSHSDFHDQEHSDSHNDTDSKRTNFESKQVLRNPGIDVMADPFDCVFGNLATRDEIHLPNTSSKPTPPRGHTRGHKRSHRRRRMHHQDVPLNSQHV